A genomic window from Nematostella vectensis chromosome 9, jaNemVect1.1, whole genome shotgun sequence includes:
- the LOC125572220 gene encoding transcription initiation factor IIB-1-like gives MSEFVLFDRALAKYETSRASLGDEGSSNALCNHDDLVTENGVTSCLECGEQMQRVIAHEREWRFYGHSGGKRSSNPSRVQMRRSEDRNIDKDVENMGFSGVIVAKANEIYTQVTKGQIFRGDPRKAIVFACIYYAYKMSGKCQTPKTLMETFGLSKKSCLKGLKIFSINVPKDYLLHGTSPTVVDHIRDVMYRFSASPAQKEEVVQLYYRSKNRSSKLNRARPQSFAAALTYYWVRLKGIDITLKNFSERAGPSELTVGRGAREVATVLGTPDVV, from the coding sequence ATGTCGGAATTTGTGCTCTTTGACCGGGCCCTCGCCAAATACGAGACTAGTAGAGCCTCCTTGGGAGACGAGGGTAGTAGTAACGCCCTTTGCAATCATGACGACCTAGTCACGGAAAACGGGGTCACTAGTTGCTTAGAGTGCGGAGAACAGATGCAGCGCGTGATCGCGCACGAAAGGGAATGGCGTTTTTACGGACATTCCGGCGGCAAACGGTCTTCGAATCCAAGTCGGGTCCAGATGCGTAGGTCTGAGGATAGAAATATTGACAAGGATGTGGAAAACATGGGTTTTAGTGGGGTAATTGTAGCCAAAGCTAACGAGATATACACTCAGGTGACGAAAGGTCAGATTTTTCGCGGCGACCCACGGAAGGCGATCGTCTTTGCGTGTATCTACTACGCCTACAAGATGTCCGGTAAGTGTCAGACACCGAAAACCTTGATGGAAACTTTTGGATTGAGCAAGAAGAGTTGCCTTAAGGGTCTAAAAATCTTTAGTATTAACGTGCCTAAAGATTACTTACTACACGGAACGTCTCCCACCGTCGTGGATCACATTCGCGACGTGATGTACAGATTCTCGGCGTCCCCCGCACAGAAGGAAGAAGTGGTCCAGCTCTACTACAGATCTAAGAACCGCTCTTCCAAGTTGAATCGCGCTCGCCCACAGTCCTTCGCGGCTGCTTTAACCTATTACTGGGTACGGCTAAAGGGGATCGATATTACTCTTAAAAATTTCTCCGAAAGGGCCGGCCCCTCCGAGTTGACCGTCGGTAGGGGGGCGAGGGAAGTGGCTACAGTCCTAGGTACGCCCGACGTGGTGTGA